From Amphiprion ocellaris isolate individual 3 ecotype Okinawa chromosome 10, ASM2253959v1, whole genome shotgun sequence, one genomic window encodes:
- the c10h14orf119 gene encoding uncharacterized protein C14orf119 homolog, which produces MSWFSHVSQGSNQELPAADILCSSHSSKLSPVEGSTSMTTHGWTGFSSPSPDDFPSAPQGVIGPPSLENLSCTSGQVREPEPISYVTFQEQRCVLSWFQGWTPTQRERFLQDLLGKAVPGKVCTLLDSLSTLQVKDRLPNIFECQLRLWTQWFETWGEEERNHFLHMLEEKDPEFVAHFYRSVAGTAGRD; this is translated from the exons ATGTCGTGGTTCAGTCATGTCAGCCAAGGCTCAAATCAGGAACTTCCAGCCGCAGACATCCTGTGCAGCTCTCACAGCTCCAAGCTCAGTCCGGTAGAGGGATCAACCAGCATGACAACACACGGCTGGACCGGTTTCTCTTCACCCAGCCCGGATGACTTTCCATCAGCTCCCCAGGGTGTCATCGGCCCTCCCAGCCTCGAGAACCTGTCCTGCACTTCAGGGCAAGTTAGAGAGCCGGAGCCCATCTCCTATGTCACCTTCCAGGAGCAGCGGTGCGTCCTGAGCTGGTTCCAGGGCTGGACCCCCACTCAGAGGGAGCGGTTCCTGCAGGACCTTCTGGGGAAAGCTGTGCCGGGGAAAGTGTGCACCCTCCTGGATTCACTCAGTACTCTTCAG GTTAAAGACAGACTACCAAACATCTTTGAATGCCAGCTGCGCCTGTGGACTCAGTGGTTTGAGACTtggggagaagaggagaggaatcACTTCCTGCACATGCTAGAAGAGAAAGACCCAGAGTTTGTTGCACACTTTTACAGGAGTGTAGCTGGGACAGCAGGACGAGACTGA